The sequence TAGCCGATGTTGTATTGGGAGCTGGCGCCAAAGACGGTTCTTAGGCACTGGGCACGCTCCTGTCCCTGGGTGCTCAGGTTGGGATCACTATCATCACTGGGCTTCTCGCCATGTCGGATGAAGTAGACAGTCTGAGCGGAAGCCAGCGCGGCTccggcaaggagaagaaatgtGGCCTTCATCTTGAAGTGCTTTTGAAGTGCTGCAAAGCTactgctgaagaggaagtGATCTGTGCGACTCTAGGGACAGAGATGGCATTTATATCCCCAGCTCTCTATATGTTACAGCGAGCGCAACACCATAATTGTATGTGGCTCCTCGCTTCTTCCCCCAGTCCAGCTTGCATACATTTAGCTTTCGTTCCTTCTTGATCTAGTTGTTTCAGCCGGCAACTGGAGCAGGCCAGGGCGCTATCTCCTAATCGCGACCGATGCTCCGTAGGGCCAGCAAGGAAACAGGGAAGGGATCGACATTTATGTCCCTAAATTGTGAGTGCAAAAATCTCCTTATGTAGGCGCCAAGAGTGGCTTCCGAAACGTGGTTTGTAGATCGCTTCGTTTCATGATCTAGTGCCTGCACTTGTTACGGCAGGTAGACTCCTGAGCGCATAAAGGCGAGTAATGAGTTCTACAATTAAACTCAAACATGGAGTCTCTCGTCTACAAATCTCAGATGCTCTCACAGCGTTTGCGCCAACATCGCCAAGACGGCAAATGCGACTTTAATCCCACGGCATGTCCATCAACTGTGGAGACCCCGGGCTGAGGCCCATCGGCTTGTCCCATCTGGCATTGCGGGAGCAATTAATCCCCGCCGTGTCACCTAACACGGGGATGCTACGCTTACGGTGGCACCTTAGATAGGGTGTGCAAGAGTGCAAAAACCCcaattttctaaaaaaacaagaaaactaaaaactaaaagatacAGTGTGTGCACAGTATATGTACTGTATTTCCCTAGTTACAGCGCCTTATAAGGCCTCTACAAGGCTGAAATATGCCTTAATTTTTAGGCAGTATGACTACTTATAAgctggatgaccttgatcaaataggatgaccttgatcgaataagatgaccttgattaaataggatgaccttgatcgaataagatgaccttgatcaaataggatgaccttgatcgaataagatgaccttgatcgaataagatgaccttgatcgaataggatgaccttgatcgaataagatgaccttgatcaaataggatgaccttgatcgaataagatgaccttgatcaaataggatgaccttgatcgaataggatgaccttgatcaactagatgaccttgattgaataagatgaccttgatcgaataggatgaccttgatcgaataggatgaccttgatcgaataggatgaccttgatcgaataggatgaccttgatcgaataggatgaccttgatcaactagatgaccttgatcaaataggatgaccttgattgaacAAGATGATCATGATCAAGTTGATCAAATAGGAGGTTatcttattcgatcaaggtcatcctattcaatcaaggtcatcttattcaatcaaggtcatctagttgatcaaggtcatcctattcgatcaaggtcatcttattcgatcaaggtcatcttattcgatcaaggtcatcctattcgatcaaggtcatcctattcgatcaaggtcatcctattcgatcaaggtcatcctattcgatcaaggtcatcttgttcaatcaaggtcatcttattcgatcaaggtcatcctattcgatcaaggtcatcttgttcaatcaaggtcatcctatttgatcaaggtcatcctattcgatcaaggtcatcctattcgatcaaggtcatcttattcgatcaaggtcatcttattcgatcaaggtcatcctatttgatcaaggtcatccagcTTATAAGTAGTCATACTGCCTAAAAATTAAGGCATATTTCAGCCTTGCAGAGGCCTTATAAGGCGCTGTAACTAGGAAAATACAGTACATATACTGTACATACACTgtatcttttagtttttagttttcttgtttttttagaaaattgGGGTTTTTGCACTCTTGCACACCCTATCTAAGGTGCCACCGTATACGCTACATCTCATTGGAAGAAACATCACGTTGTGACAGCGGACGAAGCATTTCGGTAGACGATttaggaaaagaagatgaactAGATATTAGTATTTCTCATCTTTTGTCAATCTCTGCCTAGTCCAGAAATGATCGATATGCTTATTTCCtgcgatttttttctttcatcttgCAAATTCTtgttgaaaagaagaagcagggaGTGGTGGTTACGAGATGTGGGACATGGAGCTGACAATGGAACAATCGGCATCCTGGATAAAACGGCAACCAACTTCCAGCAAGCGCATGAACCAGTTCGATGAGGCAGTGCAAACATAAATAGAGTAGCTGCCCAATTGAGTCTGATATGCAGGTTTTTTTGCAAGCAGTAGAATTTTTGGCACGCCAGCAGTGTGCCCGAATTATCCAAATTCGCTCATATGCCCAAGCCGAGACTATGTTCATCAGTAGTTGTGTGTAAAGCAAAACAAGACTTCTCAATGTCCAACATTGCAACTTTGCCATCTTGCAATGTTGCATATGTATGGCAATACCTGCTGAGTTTTAGAAGGAGGAGCGAAACTCTTTGAGATGGATTCTTTGAATTTGGCTTAATTTTTAGAGTCAATGTGTATGCGTTTCACGCGTTTTACAGTTATTAGTGAGAACCTTTCGTTCTTCTAATCGTATCGCTTGTTAAATTCGGCCCTTGCGCTTTCAGCAATTGCATCGTCAACTAGGACTCTTATAGCCAGCATTGCCATCCCCTTTCCGCTCTTCATTGCCACCTCATGCGAATCGTCCGtccctgcagcagcggcaaacTCGCGACTATGCAGAGAGACATTCGGTGCTGTCTGGATGCCGAATCCACTGTGGATGCCAGGCACCACGTGAGTGACATTGCCCATGTCGGTTGAGGCGTTGAAGCTCTCAAGGAGCTTCATATCAACCTTTTCGCCGAGTACAGCCATGTCCTCGATATACGTCTTACATAGTACAGGATTAGACATGACACTCTCATACGTATCCGTCCTATTTTTAAGTAAGTAAGGTATTCATCGGCACATCTGCCACGAAGTGGGAAATGACGAGAGAGATTCTACTTACGGAATATAATTGACCTTGCAAGCAgttgctgcagcagcagcctccataCAAGCCTTTACTCGCTCCATCAAAAGCTCCCCACGCTTAGTCGTAGGAGCTCGTACATACCAGTTCATACGCGTGTAATCGGTAATGACATTTGGTACAGTCCCGCCAACTTCAATTACGCCATGGATCCTCTCGTCAGGGCGGATCTGTTGGCGCAGAAGCGACACATTGTTATACgcagcaacggcagcatcaagagcgTTGACGCCATTCCAAGGCTCGCCGGCCGCATGTGCTGTTACACCGCGGAACTCGACACGGAACTTGAAGCTGGCAATGAGATCTAACCCTGCGATGCCAGAGACTTGGCTGCCTCCTGAGCCAATCAAGCGATGGATAGACATGGGATGGGCCATGATAGACGCAGCAATGTCTTCTGGGGGGTTGAAGGCACCAGCGGTAATCAGTTTGGCcttgccgccaccaccttCTTCTGCGGGTGTTCCCAGAATTCTCAGCCTGCCTGGGACACCCAGTTTGGATAGAGCATGAGCGGCTCCAAGGAACGCAGCTATAGACGATGTGGCAATGAGATTGTGGCCACAGCCATGCCCGATGTCTGGCAACGCATCGTACTCGCAACACACAACAACTTGACGCCCACCAGAGCCAATGGTAGCCTCGAAGCTGGTGTCAAGGCCCCAAGTCTTTCGCTTTACATCAAATCCTTGCTTCTCCAAGAAGGAGGTAATTGTGTCGTGTGCTTGAAACTCTTTGTAGGCAAGTTCGGGATTATCATGGATTGCTCTATTGACCTCGCGGAGCTGCGAGCTCACCTCGTCAAGATGAGAGTTGACAAGCTGCCGTGCTTGCTCAATATCGACTTTGCTACCCATGTTTATGATATACAATGTTATAAAAACGTTGAAGTAATAGATAGCTTCTGGATAGTGGGCAGAGATATTGACCAAAGCTAATGTGAGCACTCTTGAACAAATATATATCTCGCCAATGTGCCCATGACGGCGACGTTTTCATCGTATCTGATACGTAAAAGTGGGAGCTCTCCATTGGCTAGTACGCTCTGGTCGACTTGATTGGGCCATAACCAACTCAATGCCCATCTTTAGCGACCATCGGCTGCTAAATCGGCAGCTTTGATTCACGTCATGCGGGGTAGCAGCCCCCGAATCTCAGCAACTGTCAGCCCGATCTTCTAAACTGACAAGGCGGACTATGAGCGGCTGAGGCTTACCGACGGTCGGCAACTCAGCCGCAGCGACGGCGCACGAGGACAGCATCCCGCAAGCCTCCCTTTTCTCAGGCACCTTCTCAGAGTCTTTTAAGACGGGGCGATCTCGTAGGCCCACAAAAGAGATTGATAATATCTTGGAAAATCaacttctcctctttttatGAAGGGGGCAGACATTTTGTTCCCTGAGTCAAGCATCAGTTAGGATATTGATCGGACAAAACTGGAACCTTGAGTTGTTCGACATGGATTGTGCCAACTCCGCCGCTGACATTCGTCCAAAAGTCCGCCGCTCAAAAAACGGATGCTATACTTGTCGCATCAAGAAAGTCAAATGTGACGAAGTACGGCCACGGTGTGAGCGATGCGTTCGTCTAAGACGGCTCTGTGACTACGAGCCCAAGATGAAGCACAATGACGTGTTGGCCATGTCTCGAGGATACAGGCTGGCACTTGAGAACTCCAAGACATTGCCGACTTGGGCACAACGCGCAGCGCTAACTAGagctcttgctcttccaaCACGGCTTCCAGAGTTTCCCAGTAGCGCGTGCTCGCTGGATCTCACTTCGGCTGATCATGAGGCGATACGCTATTTCCGTACAACGTTTGCTAGGATTCAACACACCAAGAATCCTGATTACTCGCTCTTCTCCATAATATTCGCAATTGCTGAAGATGAGCCGATGGTTATGCATGCTTTGTTGGCTCTCGGAGGCAATGAAATTGAATTTCGGCGAAACAGTAACTCAGACGGAGCAATTAGCCACAGTGCCAGGGAAGAACGAGATCGTAGCAGCAAATGGACTCCTGTCCAACATTATTCAGCTGCTTTGGGCCTTTTAGCCGATGTAATAGGGGCTGCAGACGACGGTCGGCAGTTAGAACTGGACCCCATCTTTGCTGTGTTATACCTGATGCTTGTTTACGAGCAGAAGTATGGTGATGGGTCTTGCTCAGGGTTATCAAATCAccttgctggagctgctaTAATTGTGAAATACCGGTGCCAGAACCTCTCAGATCAAATATCCAAGCGTGGGTGGCAGGGAACTCCGGTATTGACCAGAACAAAGCGGCTGCGAAGTCACCCAGATGAACCGGGTTTATCCCTTTTTGTGATCCGGCTGCTTGTTTGGATTGCTCTCTGCGATTCGACAGCCGCAACTTTTGGGATTGGTGGCCAGTTCAACAGTGAGATAAAGGATATTGTGGGGCCCGATGACACTTCATCT comes from Trichoderma asperellum chromosome 3, complete sequence and encodes:
- a CDS encoding uncharacterized protein (EggNog:ENOG41), whose product is MDCANSAADIRPKVRRSKNGCYTCRIKKVKCDEVRPRCERCVRLRRLCDYEPKMKHNDVLAMSRGYRLALENSKTLPTWAQRAALTRALALPTRLPEFPSSACSLDLTSADHEAIRYFRTTFARIQHTKNPDYSLFSIIFAIAEDEPMVMHALLALGGNEIEFRRNSNSDGAISHSAREERDRSSKWTPVQHYSAALGLLADVIGAADDGRQLELDPIFAVLYLMLVYEQKYGDGSCSGLSNHLAGAAIIVKYRCQNLSDQISKRGWQGTPVLTRTKRLRSHPDEPGLSLFVIRLLVWIALCDSTAATFGIGGQFNSEIKDIVGPDDTSSIPGFDALHRYSNSLYRSMWGDSYPQVELLDDVENRDIFAFLCACMQLRAMIAGLAGLDVNELRQRVPVIEAAFEQIDKRYGELLEVASNISLSTDNSHRLVANIRAFIPLYHASKLELMRLIRGKGIAIRTEIVPKAHISAIIDLAIQADKHQGIEATIRVAWPLFVVALETNDEVHRRWILGRFQMMSRYSKNLDRAHQFLKEILPVGSVSGQRIGLGENTRLVNGEVFVI
- a CDS encoding uncharacterized protein (EggNog:ENOG41~MEROPS:MER0014418); the protein is MGSKVDIEQARQLVNSHLDEVSSQLREVNRAIHDNPELAYKEFQAHDTITSFLEKQGFDVKRKTWGLDTSFEATIGSGGRQVVVCCEYDALPDIGHGCGHNLIATSSIAAFLGAAHALSKLGVPGRLRILGTPAEEGGGGKAKLITAGAFNPPEDIAASIMAHPMSIHRLIGSGGSQVSGIAGLDLIASFKFRVEFRGVTAHAAGEPWNGVNALDAAVAAYNNVSLLRQQIRPDERIHGVIEVGGTVPNVITDYTRMNWYVRAPTTKRGELLMERVKACMEAAAAATACKVNYIPTDTYESVMSNPVLCKTYIEDMAVLGEKVDMKLLESFNASTDMGNVTHVVPGIHSGFGIQTAPNVSLHSREFAAAAGTDDSHEVAMKSGKGMAMLAIRVLVDDAIAESARAEFNKRYD